The following are encoded together in the Chaetodon auriga isolate fChaAug3 chromosome 6, fChaAug3.hap1, whole genome shotgun sequence genome:
- the LOC143321569 gene encoding G1/S-specific cyclin-D1-like yields METQLLCCEGDRPAIRRAYRDSNLLTDRVLQTLLRAEDKYLPAPNYFKCVQREVVPYMRRIVATWILEVCEEQKCEEEVFPLAMNYMDRFLSVEPTKKNHLQLLGAACMFLASKLKETIPLTAEKLCIYTDNSITTTQLLQMELLVLNKLKWDLASVTPLDFIDHFLSQLHVRRENRPILRKHAQTFVALCATDVKFIASPPSMIAAGSTVAAMEGLQMRMAGNATMSQKLTEKLAQTIRSDPDCLRACQEQIESLLETSLRQAQQQQHSVTMETKSISEGQDLSTTPTDVRDINI; encoded by the exons ATGGAAACTCAGTTGTTGTGCTGTGAGGGAGACAGGCCTGCCATCCGGAGGGCCTACCGGGACTCCAACCTGTTGACTGACCGGGTGTTGCAGACTCTGCTGCGTGCTGAAGACAAGTATCTGCCCGCTCCCAACTACTTCAAATGCGTCCAGAGAGAAGTAGTTCCGTACATGAGGAGGATAGTGGCTACCTGGATTTTGGAG GTATGTGAGGAGCAGAAGTGTGAGGAGGAGGTTTTCCCTCTGGCTATGAATTACATGGACCGTTTCCTGTCAGTGGAACCCACCAAGAAGAAccatctgcagctgctgggggCTGCCTGTATGTTCCTGGCATCCAAACTGAAGGAGACCATCCCACTCACTGCTGAGAAGCTCTGCATCTACACAGACAACTCTATCACAACTACCCAGCTGCTG CAAATGGAGCTGCTGGTTTTGAACAAGCTGAAGTGGGACCTGGCTTCAGTAACCCCTCTTGACTTCAttgatcacttcctgtctcagctGCATGTCAGGAGAGAGAACAGGCCCATCCTCAGGAAGCACGCTCAGACCTTTGTGGCGCTGTGTGCTACAG ATGTGAAGTTCATAGCGAGCCCTCCGTCCATGATCGCAGCAGGCAGCACGGTGGCAGCAATGGAGGGCCTACAGATGAGAATGGCGGGCAATGCCACGATGTCTCAGAAACTGACAGAGAAGCTGGCACAGACTATCAGGAGTGACCCG GACTGTCTCAGGGCGTGCCAGGAACAAATCGAGTCGCTGCTGGAAACCAGTCTCAGACAGGcgcaacagcagcaacactcgGTTACCATGGAAACTAAGAGCATCAGCGAGGGGCAGGACCTCTCGACTACACCCACAGATGTCCGGGACATAAACATCTGA